In Armatimonadota bacterium, a single window of DNA contains:
- a CDS encoding TlpA family protein disulfide reductase → MKRLLALFSVVLCVAALEGCGCAGPPPDVQIEGLSATKGIVRLTDFKEKAVLLEFWATWCGPCKEVTPIIRKMQGKYGKDGLEVVAVTKEARATVEEFERADPHGYGIYLDPDGKAFAAFKVEAIPQAFVIDKAGNMIWKGHPGEEKELDDAIRRAVGK, encoded by the coding sequence ATGAAACGCCTGCTCGCACTCTTCTCCGTCGTGCTTTGCGTCGCCGCTTTGGAGGGCTGTGGCTGCGCGGGCCCACCACCGGACGTCCAGATCGAGGGTCTCTCCGCCACCAAGGGCATCGTAAGGCTCACCGACTTCAAGGAGAAGGCCGTGTTGCTGGAGTTCTGGGCGACCTGGTGCGGGCCCTGCAAAGAGGTCACACCGATCATTCGCAAGATGCAGGGCAAGTACGGCAAAGATGGGCTCGAAGTGGTCGCCGTCACCAAAGAGGCGCGGGCCACGGTCGAGGAGTTCGAAAGGGCCGACCCGCACGGCTACGGCATCTACTTGGACCCGGACGGCAAAGCGTTTGCCGCCTTCAAGGTCGAGGCGATCCCACAGGCTTTCGTCATCGACAAGGCCGGCAATATGATCTGGAAAGGCCACCCCGGAGAGGAAAAGGAACTCGACGACGCGATTCGCCGGGCCGTCGGGAAGTAA
- a CDS encoding TIGR00266 family protein has translation MRHEILYQPVFSCLRLLMEPGDSIRAEAGAMVSMSPSITLDSKMHGGLGKALGRLLGGESAFQTTFTASHGPGEVLLAPAAIGDILPLTLQGNGFMVTSGCYLAGDTSLTLETRMSGQSLFAGEGLFIMRITGHGQLFLGAFGAVHGIRLEHGQPYVVDTGHIVAFEEHMQYRVRTATRSLFGSFTSGEGFVADFTGPGVLYVQTRSPQSFGPWIGHFVPQGS, from the coding sequence ATGCGCCACGAAATCCTCTACCAACCCGTTTTCTCCTGCCTCCGGCTGCTCATGGAGCCCGGCGACAGCATCCGCGCCGAAGCCGGAGCCATGGTCAGCATGAGCCCGAGCATCACCCTCGACTCCAAGATGCACGGAGGCCTAGGCAAAGCCCTGGGACGGCTCCTCGGGGGCGAAAGCGCCTTCCAGACCACCTTTACCGCCTCCCACGGGCCAGGCGAGGTCCTCCTCGCACCCGCAGCCATCGGCGATATCCTTCCGTTGACTCTCCAGGGAAATGGCTTCATGGTTACCAGCGGCTGCTACCTTGCTGGAGACACATCGCTCACGCTGGAGACCCGCATGAGCGGCCAGTCTCTCTTTGCCGGCGAAGGCCTCTTCATCATGCGCATCACAGGCCACGGGCAGCTCTTTCTGGGCGCATTTGGGGCGGTCCATGGCATCCGGCTCGAGCACGGCCAGCCGTATGTGGTGGATACCGGCCACATCGTGGCGTTTGAGGAGCACATGCAGTACCGTGTGCGAACGGCCACGCGCAGTTTGTTCGGATCGTTCACTTCCGGCGAGGGTTTTGTTGCGGATTTCACCGGTCCCGGCGTCTTATATGTACAAACCCGTTCGCCCCAATCGTTCGGGCCCTGGATCGGCCACTTCGTGCCTCAAGGAAGCTAA
- a CDS encoding MATE family efflux transporter codes for MSEIAAEPESQSLPRENGAKVVWELAWPVVALNVLQTINALLDVGFVGHLNQESLTAYGAATPVNFTLFTLAISIAVGTTALVSRAFGAQQVEEFRMAAKQAVSIGLLVGVALGLLAMVLTRPLAGPLLPDGASAAVPYFANYLFVFAFSLPATVVIQTLAASLRGIGDTKSPMAISGIQIVLHICLNFIFIFPQHNLPGGMVLPGFGLGLTGSALALTVSGWLAAIGYLAYSGKTPLTEVWKFVRPTWHWFARLMRISLPAALMGMLRVLSFGLFQVILTKSAEGAIAVPAMRPGFAIESIMFMPPFAMSAAAAALVGQSLGMKRPDRAEHLGWVAGHMGAIITVCLSIPVFIFAPQIAGVLIEGKPEVVAETARLLRFLAVTEIGFAYAMVMLGAMQGAGDTVRPLWITVVSLWGARVPLTWLLVHGWASMPIFGPMIGTGFGTTGAWIAMSFTQLLQGGLSIMAFKQGKWKTTKV; via the coding sequence TTGTCTGAGATTGCGGCGGAGCCTGAAAGTCAGAGCCTGCCACGCGAAAATGGAGCCAAAGTCGTCTGGGAGCTCGCGTGGCCTGTGGTTGCGCTCAACGTCCTTCAGACCATCAATGCCCTCTTGGATGTCGGCTTCGTCGGGCACCTGAACCAGGAGAGCCTTACCGCCTACGGCGCGGCCACCCCGGTCAATTTCACCCTGTTTACGCTGGCGATCTCCATAGCGGTCGGCACGACGGCCCTGGTGAGCCGAGCCTTCGGCGCCCAGCAGGTCGAGGAGTTCCGCATGGCCGCCAAGCAGGCGGTCTCGATCGGGTTGTTGGTGGGGGTGGCGCTTGGGCTGCTGGCGATGGTGCTGACCCGCCCGCTCGCGGGGCCGCTGCTCCCCGATGGGGCTTCGGCTGCGGTCCCTTACTTCGCGAACTACCTGTTTGTTTTTGCATTTAGTTTGCCCGCGACGGTGGTCATCCAGACGCTGGCGGCCTCGCTGCGAGGGATTGGCGACACGAAGAGCCCGATGGCGATCAGCGGCATCCAGATCGTGCTGCACATCTGCTTGAACTTCATCTTCATCTTTCCTCAGCACAACCTGCCGGGCGGAATGGTGCTGCCTGGGTTCGGTTTGGGCCTGACCGGTTCGGCGCTGGCGCTGACCGTCAGCGGCTGGCTAGCGGCGATTGGGTATTTGGCTTATTCAGGAAAGACACCGCTCACCGAAGTGTGGAAGTTCGTGCGGCCCACTTGGCACTGGTTTGCCCGGTTGATGCGCATTTCGCTTCCTGCCGCGCTGATGGGGATGTTGAGAGTGCTTTCGTTCGGGCTCTTTCAGGTCATCCTGACCAAGTCCGCCGAGGGCGCAATCGCCGTCCCGGCGATGAGGCCGGGGTTCGCGATCGAGAGCATCATGTTCATGCCGCCGTTCGCGATGTCGGCGGCTGCGGCCGCGCTGGTGGGGCAGAGCCTGGGAATGAAGCGGCCGGACCGTGCCGAGCACCTCGGCTGGGTTGCCGGCCATATGGGGGCGATCATCACCGTCTGCCTGTCGATCCCGGTCTTCATCTTTGCGCCGCAGATCGCCGGCGTGTTGATCGAAGGAAAGCCTGAGGTTGTGGCGGAAACGGCAAGGCTGCTTCGGTTCCTGGCGGTTACGGAGATTGGGTTCGCCTACGCGATGGTCATGCTCGGCGCAATGCAGGGCGCGGGCGATACGGTGCGGCCCCTCTGGATTACGGTCGTGTCGCTTTGGGGTGCGCGGGTTCCGCTGACCTGGCTGCTGGTACACGGTTGGGCAAGCATGCCGATCTTTGGGCCGATGATCGGGACTGGATTCGGAACCACGGGCGCGTGGATCGCGATGAGCTTCACCCAACTCCTGCAGGGCGGGCTGTCGATCATGGCGTTCAAACAGGGCAAGTGGAAAACGACGAAGGTGTAG